A section of the Babylonia areolata isolate BAREFJ2019XMU chromosome 1, ASM4173473v1, whole genome shotgun sequence genome encodes:
- the LOC143285407 gene encoding uncharacterized protein LOC143285407, whose translation MKWTALSCVAFAIFLGIQAEPAVSSPKDSGGKALPPDSSATLYNSGGIVREGALLLLRNYVKHEDTVVKEQVKDVQSNLKEQLREGDKLLKDRIEEGLAHEKEGRQVGDDRLNEELDEDVAWLKAKMAKGRRQMEDELAEEEEQTNKEITELKEAFEKLLRDSAKQWAQPAMMEDLKQMVYDIQAELNSTQHQLQTAQRTHREELQSLRSDLHTAQQKLQMAQEELSFLKTSAVGSSFIRWGNAECPENTSLVYSGVAGGTRSGDSGGASNYLCLMKTPQLDNTTHTPYHNGLRGAQYQDVEGHDDQDVVCSVCRAPQATTLMIPGTLTCPSGWATRYRGHLMSEHYNSKGRTEYVCVDKDRQHRQGGQENEWAVEFCHVVAKTGGSLPWPVSVNDKVVTCVVCSV comes from the exons ATGAAGTGGACTGCTCTGTCCTGTGTTGCATTTGCCATCTTTCTCGGCATTCAAGCAGAGCCAGCAGTCAGTTCACCAAAAGACTCAGGGGGCAAAGCCCTTCCTCCTGATTCTTCTGCGACCCTCTACAACAGTGGTGGAATAGTCAGAGAGGGAGCACTGCTGCTGCTACGGAATTACGTGAAGCATGAGGATACAGTGGTCAAGGAACAGGTGAAGGATGTGCAGAGCAACTTGAAAGAACAGCTCAGGGAGGGAGACAAACTCTTAAAGGATCGGATTGAAGAGGGCCTGGCACACGAGAAGGAAGGACGGCAGGTAGGGGATGACAGACTGAACGAGGAGCTGGATGAAGACGTAGCGTGGCTGAAAGCCAAAATGGCCAAAGGACGACGTCAAATGGAGGATGAGCtggcagaagaagaggaacagacGAACAAAGAAATAACAGAGCTGAAGGAAGCCTTTGAGAAACTGTTGCGAGACAGCGCCAAGCAATGGGCACAACC CGCTATGATGGAAGACCTGAAGCAGATGGTGTATGACATCCAAGCAGAACTGAACAGCACCCAGCATCAGCTGCAGACGGCCCAGCGAACACACCGGGAGGAACTTCAGTCCTTGAGGTCTGACCTGCACACTGCCCAACAGAAGCTGCAGATGGCCCAGGAGGAGCTCAGCTTCCTGAAGACCAGTGCTGTTG GCTCCTCCTTCATCAGATGGGGGAATGCAGAATGCCCAGAAAACACGTCCCTCGTCTATTCTG GAGTGGCTGGGGGGACACGCTCAGGTGACTCCGGGGGTGCCTCCAACTACCTGTGTCTGATGAAGACTCCCCAGCTGGACAACACGACGCACACACCCTATCACAACGGTCTCCGTGGTGCACAGTATCAGGATGTCGAGGGACATGACGACCAGGACGTTGTGTGCTCTGTCTGCCGGGCTCCTCAGGCAACCACCCTCATGATACCGGGTACCCTCACTTGTCCTTCGGGGTGGGCTACCCGGTACAGAGGTCATCTTATGTCCGAGCATTACAACAGCAAGGGCAGAACGGAGTACGTATGTGTGGACAAGGACAGACAGCACCGTCAGGGTGGTCAAGAAAACGAGTGGGCCGTCGAGTTTTGTCATGTGGTCGCTAAGACAGGTGGTAGTCTCCCCTGGCCAGTCTCCGTGAACGATAAAGTGGTCACGTGTGTTGTCTGCTCTGTGTAG